CCAGCTTAAGGCGATCGATTTCTGCGTCGGGGATGCGGGCCATCAGAAGCCTCTTTCGCGGCAAGAGCCGTCAATGGACGTTCGTGTGATCTATACAATAGATGCGCGTGTGATATTCTGCAAGCCAACTCGCCGGAGCCACCTACCATGACTGCCATTCCTCACTGGCTTGTCGATCTGGATATGCATGGCATCGCCGAACGCCTGAAGCGTCTGCGTGAAGAACGCGGACTGACGCAAACACGCCTGGCCGAGTTGCTCGGCATGGCGGCACGCAGCTACAACCGATGGGAGCGCGGAGGCCATGTGCCTAGCCTTGAGATGCTGATCAAGGCCGCTGATGTGCTCCAGGTGAGCCTGGATGAACTGGTGGGTCGAACCGCGACCAGCAGCGCGCCGACTATCCGCAATGCCGAACTGCAACAGCTGGTCTACGAAGTAGACGAGTTGCCTGACCGCGAACAGCAAGCGCTGATCGTGGTAATAGACGGGCTCGTGAAGAGCGCACAGGTCTCTCGGGCGGTAAGTCGCCGCACTGCCGGCGCGAAGCGCATTCCAGGCCGCACTCGCGACTGAGAACCGCCTGCTGCTGACGATAGATGAACCAGAAGGCGGGCAACTGAAGGAAAGAAGCAAGAAGCGCGGGCCAAGGGTGGTGAGACACCCCCGGCCCGCTTACCACAACCCACTACGAAGGAGTGGAGCATGGCTAAGGCCAAGGATACGACACGCCGCATCACCGTCGGCGCCGGCTACTACCCGCAGCTGCAGAACGCTGACCGATCCGGTAACAGCCGCACCGTCCCGACCATCCGACTGCGCGGCCACTGGCTCGTCGAGGCTGGCTTTGCACCGACTGACAAAGTACACATTCGGGTGTCGCGGGGAAGGCTCGTCATGACGCGGGCGT
This genomic stretch from Tahibacter amnicola harbors:
- a CDS encoding helix-turn-helix domain-containing protein; this encodes MTAIPHWLVDLDMHGIAERLKRLREERGLTQTRLAELLGMAARSYNRWERGGHVPSLEMLIKAADVLQVSLDELVGRTATSSAPTIRNAELQQLVYEVDELPDREQQALIVVIDGLVKSAQVSRAVSRRTAGAKRIPGRTRD
- a CDS encoding type I toxin-antitoxin system SymE family toxin — protein: MAKAKDTTRRITVGAGYYPQLQNADRSGNSRTVPTIRLRGHWLVEAGFAPTDKVHIRVSRGRLVMTRA